TAGCGGACTGCATTAACAATAATGGGATGCATGGCCGGGATAGCAGACAGTTGCCTTGGAGAATTGATACAGGAATTTTCCGTAACATCCCTCCCGAATTGTTGTACCACATCCTCAAATATCTCTCCTCTGAGGTATCAAGATGCATAAATTATTTCCAAATTTTTGTCCAGGATGAATCTGTATTGTTTCTGAACTTGTTATTTGTATCGCTGTTAAATCTTTTCTGATTATTGAACTGCAGGATCTTGTTTCGTGCTCATTGGTGTGTAGATTCTTTAATTTTGCTGCTTCCGATGAATCCTTGTGGCGTCGCCTGTTAGTACTTTTACCTATGCTTCCCCTTTATCATCATATTTACCCAACTCCAAACCTAAAACCATAAGCAGACCCCAAAGCCTAATCTAGCTTGATGAGACTTCATATATTTATGTAGTTGTTTGTACTTTTGTGTTTTTGTCCTGCCATCTAGTATCAAATTGTGGTGTTTTTGTCACTCCTGTAATAGGAATTATGCTTGATTTGAAgtttttgtagattttaatgCAAGTAGTTGATACAAAAGGAAATGGACCAATTTTTTGATAATAAACACACTTACTCTTTCGCTCATGTGTGTCAATGATTTTGTCTTGCATGTAGTCCATCAGTGCTAGCAATAGAAATCAACAGCTCTGAATTCTTTTCTGTATCTTTTGTATGAAGACTGTAACTGAAAGTAATTTGTGTAGATATTGTCTGCGATGGAGTCTTCTGCCTCCAAAAAAACTTCGAGAGTGTGCGTGGAAGAAGCTTTACATTCAGGCGAGTTTGGTTTTGAATGTAATTTTTCATTTACGGTCTACTCCCTTCAGAATGAAATGATTGAATCTCTAAACATTGTCATTGATTTAGAGCCTTGCATTTGAGCAGCTGTTGCATTTTCGTCTTCCTTAAAGAGCTAGCCTAATGTTAACCTCATGTTAAATATGTGATTTTTAGTTTATTAATTCTCTGATTGGGAATGATTTTGCAATATTACTTTTGTGATATTGAAACATTTCGTTTGATTAACAGCGTGATGAAGAAGATATGGTCGATTTTGTGAGGAATTGCCCTAATGAATTTAAAGAATATTACATCCAAATGCAGGTGGCTAAGAGAACCCAAGCACCAAATCTTTCTCAGGTAAATAAAATTTACAATGAGCTTGAATGTTAAATTTACTCCTAGCTCTTTgataccaaatttttttttttattggcaTGTTAGTTAAAGTTTGTTGTGGCCCATAAAAGTTGAACTGGCAGCtgtttcttgattttgatgtgcAGTGAGTCAATTCTTCTTACCTTAGGCAATCGAAAGGGAGAGAGCCTCTCGAAATTAAGACCTTCTTCTCCTATATTGAACGCCCACATGGATTTTATGTCACTTTATTCATCTTTTATGTAACAATAGTGGAGATGATGAATCTTTAAGCTGTATACTTTAAATTATGTTACTTCCTGCCCATCTTTTCACCTTGCCTACCTATATCAATTAGTTGTATACTGCAATCTCAAAAAAGATGCTGAATAGCCAAATAGTATTTACTGAGATTGCCCAAATCTGTTTTTTTATACCATTACCTTTTATGGACCTTAAGTAGGAGGGAGATTATTGAGAGTTTCGAATAGTTATCTACACCTTTTCACCGGATGCAAAATAGGCTTGGCCCTAACTCTTGTCTAATATTTGTCCTAAAGGTGAATGATGATCTTGTAATTCTAGACAAGACACTTGCTGATCAAATCTCCTCGTGGAAGAGCAGCAGAGGCCTGTCTGATACTGTGGAAGTCAATCATGCATGCTCCGGAGAAAGTTGCACATATTATCATATTGGGGATGTATTTGTGTGTGAGAAGACTGGAAATGTTCATGGTAAGAGACTATCttttcttgaattgtttggtGGAGATTGAAGAGACGATAAATTTATTGGACGGTTTTGTTATACGAACAACAAACTTCTTGATTCTCAACCATGGTTTCCAAGTGTTTACGCAGTTTGTGATGATACATGCAAA
This genomic interval from Primulina eburnea isolate SZY01 chromosome 16, ASM2296580v1, whole genome shotgun sequence contains the following:
- the LOC140816691 gene encoding F-box protein SKIP31-like isoform X1, with the protein product MASDDEDEGLARFLESEVLSEISDQEESVEEVDGSEKEERDGKRLRAEEEGELSEEEEKEEQEAKRIRIEEGEISDIELSRALRSTSSSPLPSSELEAEADSALPPSKKSATVADCINNNGMHGRDSRQLPWRIDTGIFRNIPPELLYHILKYLSSEDLVSCSLVCRFFNFAASDESLWRRLYCLRWSLLPPKKLRECAWKKLYIQRDEEDMVDFVRNCPNEFKEYYIQMQVAKRTQAPNLSQVNDDLVILDKTLADQISSWKSSRGLSDTVEVNHACSGESCTYYHIGDVFVCEKTGNVHVCDDTCKEVVMDPMNELLVCTISGRCFDRLLSPSEMEYDADQQQGGVADEAEPFMGSGRFARAYLLGYNCEDEKELEAALRFC
- the LOC140816691 gene encoding F-box protein SKIP31-like isoform X2; protein product: MASDDEDEGLARFLESEVLSEISDQESVEEVDGSEKEERDGKRLRAEEEGELSEEEEKEEQEAKRIRIEEGEISDIELSRALRSTSSSPLPSSELEAEADSALPPSKKSATVADCINNNGMHGRDSRQLPWRIDTGIFRNIPPELLYHILKYLSSEDLVSCSLVCRFFNFAASDESLWRRLYCLRWSLLPPKKLRECAWKKLYIQRDEEDMVDFVRNCPNEFKEYYIQMQVAKRTQAPNLSQVNDDLVILDKTLADQISSWKSSRGLSDTVEVNHACSGESCTYYHIGDVFVCEKTGNVHVCDDTCKEVVMDPMNELLVCTISGRCFDRLLSPSEMEYDADQQQGGVADEAEPFMGSGRFARAYLLGYNCEDEKELEAALRFC